Within the Garra rufa chromosome 16, GarRuf1.0, whole genome shotgun sequence genome, the region gtttgcctgttgttaaaacataactgtggtttatcacacctgagttcagtttttCTAGCCACactcaggcctgattactgccacacctgttcgcaatcaagaaatcacttaaataggatctgcctgacaaagtgaagtagaccaaaagatcctcaaaagctacacatcatgttgagatccaaagaaattcaggaacaaatgagaaagaaagtaattgagatctatcagtctggaaaaggttataaagccattgctaaagctttgggactccagcgaaccacagtgagagccattatccacaaatggccaaaacatggaacagtggtgaaccttcccaggaatGGCTGgacgaccaaaattaccccaagagcacagcgacgactcatccaagaggtcacaaatgaccccacaacaacatctaaagaactgcaggcctctcttgcctcagttaaggtcagtgttcatgactccaccataagaaagagactgggcaaaaatggcctgcatggcagagttcagagacgaaaaccgctgctgagcaaaaagaacataaaggcttgtctcagttttgccagaacacatcttgatgatcccaaagacttttgggaaaataatctgtagactgacgagacaaaagtttaactttttggaaggtgtgtgtcccattacatctggcgtaaaagtaacgcagcatttcagaaaaagaagatCATAtcaacagtaaaatctggtggtggtagtgtgatggtctggggctgttttgctgcttctggacctggaggacttgctgtgataaatggaaccatgaattctgctgtctaccaaaaaatcctgaaggacaaaaacaaaatgaagactttggagtggcctagtcaaagtcctgacctgaatcctattgagatgctgtggcatgaccttaaaaaaggCGGttaatgctcgaaaaccctccaatgggGCTGAATTACAAccattctgccaagatgagtgggccaaaattcctgcacagcgctgtaataGACTCATTGTAAGTTatcacaaacgcttgattgcagttgttgctgctaagggtggcccaaccagttatttaatttagggggcaaacactttttcacacagggccatgtgagtttggattttgttttcccttcacaataaaaaaaacttcattcaagttatttttaaaaaataatcaaatttgtttgatgatctaaaacattaaagtgtgacaaacatgcaaaaaaataaaaaatctggaaGGGGGCCAACAATTCTTCACATCactgtacaggtccttctcaaaaaattagcatattgtgataaagttcattattttctgtaatgtactgataaacattagactttcatatattttagattcattacacacaactgaagtagttcaagccttttattgttttaatattgatgattctggcatacagctcatgaaaacccaaaatctcaaaaaattagcatatcatgaaaaggttctctaaacgagctattaacctaatcatctgaatcaactaattaactctaaacacctgcaaaagattcctgaggcttttaaaaactcccagcctggttcattactcaaaaccacaatcatgggtaagactgctgacctgactgctgtccagaaggccatcattgacaccctcaagcaagagggtaagacacagaaagacatttctgaacgaataggctgttcccagagtgctgtatcaaggcacctcagtgggaagtctgtgggaaggaaaaagtgtggcagaaaacgctgcacaacgagaagaggtgaccggaccctgaggaagattgtggagaaggaccgattccagaccttgggggacctgcggaagcagtggactgagtctggagtagaaacatccagagccaccgtgtacaggcgccaggtcaagccacttttgaaccagaaacagcggcagaagcgcctgacctgggctacagagaagcagcactggactgttgctcagtggtccaaagtatttttttcggatgaaagcagattttgcatgtcattcggaaatcaaggtgccagagtctggaggaagactggggagagggaaatgccaaaatgcctgaagtccagtgtcaagtacccacagtcagtgatggtctggggtgccatgtcagctgctggtgttggtccactgtgttttatcaagggcagggtcaatgcagctagctatcaggagattttggagcacttcatgcttccatctgctgaaaagctttatggagatgaagatttcatttttcagcacgacctggcacctgctcacagtgccaaaaccactggtaaatggtttactgaccatggtattactgtgctcaattggcctgccaactctcctgacctgaaccccatagagaatctgtgggatattgtgaagagaaagttgagagacgcaagacccaacactctggatgagcttaaggccgctatcgaagcatcctgggcctccataacacctcagcagtgccacaggctgattgcctccatgccacgccgcattgaagcagtcatttctgcaaaaggattcccgaccaagtattgagtgcataactgaacataattatttgaaggttgactttttttgtattaaaaacacttcttttattggtcagatgaaatatgctaattttttgagataggaattttgggttttcatgagctgtatgccaaaatcatcaatattaaaacaataaaaggcttgaactacttcagttgtgtgtaatgaatctaaaatatatgaaagtctaatgtttatcagtacattacagaaaataatgaactttatcacaatatgctaatttttttaaaaggacctgtaattcattaaaatagaagcttaatttcataaagtacaagctcatatcaaaatgcacctatattttttgcattttgtgtttaataaaatacaatttttcctGATAAACTTTTTTCtagaatttcttttaaaaaaaagtttacaaatcttgcctcgttctcgtgaacccagtctcgtgtctcgtctcgtgGGATAAGTGTCTCACCCCTACTGTAAACGGTAAAACTATTTTTGCAACAAACTAGTCTGTTTATGATtatcataataaataaaaaatagttttcaaTATCAAGAAGTgtaacaagctgttttgtaccaCAAAACAATAACTGCAATCAGATGACCATGCACTCTTATGGTAAAATAAGATGGATAACAAGAACAAGCATTATTGTAATTTGACTCTTGACTTCTCATTTACCCACAGTGTCAAAAATGGGAAGCCAGTCGCATCACAACCAGGAAGACGCTCAGGAAACTGCCGGCTCTACAATGTGGTTTCGCAGCTACTTGCACGGAGGGACGTCGAGCCTCATTTCCACCCTGACCACCGTCATCACCTTCCCTCTCTACAAGACCGTCTTCCGGCAGCAGCTGCACAGCACTTTAGTGAGAGAAGCGGTGGCCCAGTTACACAAGGAGGGTCTGGTAAAACTGTACCGTGGCGTGGTACCACCCTTACTGATGAGGTCCCTGAATGGGACGCTCCTGTTCGGCCTCCAGGACACCTTCCTGCAGCAGCTCTTGAAGTGGCAAACGTCTCCTGTTCCCAGCGCTGCTCTGGCAGGTTTGGGGGCAGGAGTGGTGGAGGCTGTGTTCTTTACTCCATTCGAGCGCGTGCAGAACGTCCTGCAGAATAGCAAGAATGACTCCAGCCTTCCTACATTAAGAAGCATATTGCGCAAGCTAGCTTCAAGGCCTTTAGCGTCAGGATACTACACTGCCTTTCTGCCTATACTTGTCCGTAATGCCTTAGGAAGCAGCCTGTATTTTGGTCTAAAGGACCCCATGTCTGACACTCTCAGGGCTTGTGGCTGTTCTCCTGTAGCATCCTCATTTGTTTCGGGTGTTTTAAACTCAATGGTGATCAGTCTGCCGCTCTACCCTCTTTCTGTACTAGTGGCCAACATGCAAGCTCAGGTGGATGGAGGAGTCAGGGGAGTTAAAGGGAGCTGGCAGCAGCTGTGGGCCGCCCGTCAGCGCAGGCTGGTTCTCCTGTATCGTGGAGGATCTCTGGTCATCTTCCGCTCCTGCATCACCTGGGGAATCACTACTGCGATATACGACCAGCTGAAGAGGCACTCCAGATGATCACCAAAACCTCTCAGGTTGATGTATCAATGCTGTTTTGTAACACACTTGATATATTTCAGTTTTCCAGGGATTAACAGTATCACTAACCTGCTGAAGTATTCACTGGTGCAATAATTATGCAAGCGTTAAACATGTATTCTGTATTAAGGAATGAACCTGTGCAATTGTTCTGTTCTATTAAAATGTGAAACAATCCATATGCAACAATGGGAAAATGTGTGTTTTGGTTTTTAGTTCACTACATTAATCAGCTAAAGCCTGTTCATAGTTTGAAGCTGTtcttattgtttttaataaataaaaatgctaaatgttTCACTttaaggggtcatcagatgcaaaactcacttttacatgttgtttgaacattaatgtgtgttggcagtttgtgtacacaaccgcccttcaatgataaaaatccacccagtagtattttttaatctttataagTAGTAACTCCTTTTTAAAATGAggtaattctcagcttcttgtgggcgtgacgacacacagacagaggcccctcccacgatagttgattgacatgagtgccttaccttagccccaccctcactgagctgaaacagtccgactccgatcgccactgtgtgactcaggtgcagaggaagacgagaatgtctcagattgatagctaaacgcagctaaatgcagctaaagtaaacattacgtctcataatcccagagaggggaggggcgagcagagctcattggcatttaaagggaccatgcgataaaatgagttgattttttgcagagctgattttgacaagttaAATGGGTGTTTTATTagactactattgagaatttttaaccaaagtatattagagacttttcaataagaccctaaagaatcatatgaacttgtggaaaatgggcatccgatgacccctttaaaggaggtcaaaaattaaaaaatgctgaaaatttacaccctcgggtcatccaagatgtagatgagttagtTTGTTCattagatttgtagaaatgtgtcattaaattagtagctgtgtttccattaccctttaaattgcgcaaattgaaattgcaaattgaaaatacgcctaatggaaacgtgTCAATTCCGCAAAATCTCACATATATCTCAAAAAAGGTTTTTATACTTTCGAagaaggaatattttgcaaaactgcagtggaaacatttttttcgcatttacaggtcataTTCAATTAAATccagccaaaatcccacaaaaatctgttgccatgacttatcgtgaGAGGAAGAAATTATGCTCcagtcgcataacattggttaatagAAACGCCATCATTTTGCACTactttttttcaacatttataaaatagcaccaaagttttgcgcaaatctgaaATGGAAACACAGCtgtctcaccagtggatcctctgcagtgaatgggtgccgtcagaatgagactccaaacagttgataacaacataacaataatccacaagcagtTTTAGTAGTTACTACCCTTGAAAAAGTAAAATAAGGGATTactctttatttttttctgtaatttaattacacttcTTATGTTGAACATAATACTGTGTATAAACTTAGAACAATTATATACAATACAATAATACGTCTAACcttaaaatgcatgctttttatGTACCTCACTGAGTTAATAcgaatattggtaacactttagtgtcCCATTcgcactattaactagttgcttattagcataaATATTGGGATATTGGCTGTTTACTATTACTTAAAAAgacatattaatgtcttattctgcaAGAACTTATTCTAAATCCTTAATCCTACCCAATTCTTACATttaacaactactttactaagTATTAATAAGCAGTAATTTAATTTAAGGTTAAAggcatagttaatagttagtaaatAGTGAGGATTGAAAAGTGTGACCAGAATCATTTACGTAGTTGTCTATTACTTATttgaaagaataaataaaaaaagtttcataTCTATCCTTCATGTCTATTAACTTGTTGATGTTTATATAGGATTTAGAATGTAATTAGTAATaagtatttaaatactttttggagAGAGTAATTTGCACATAGTCTAATAACACTGTTGAAAATGTAATTAGTAACTAGTAATTAATCCCTTTTTCGAGTAAGAAAAAATCCATCATTAACACATTTTTAGCTTTAAACCTTCTGGCCAAAAAGTCCAAATCCATAAAAGCACTTCCTCAAGTGAAGAAGTTTGTCTCCTGGTGTCTCTCACACAtgtgtttagagctgttttggactgttttgacttgtaaacagtgcttgatatGTGCAGATTTATCTCCTCATACAGATCAGATAACTTGGAGAAAGCGATATTATGGATTAAGGACTCCATGACTccaaaaaatgtcttaataatggatttgtttctcatttgtttcttgcaaacatATAGCTTTTGTcctctcaagatgttaactgatggactgaagcggtttggattacttgtggattattgtgatgtttttatcagctgtttggactctcattctgctggcacccattcactgcagaggatccattggtgagcaaatgatggaatgctacatttctccaaatctgatgaagaaagaacctttctgttttacaaaagtcctttgtggcgaaagaaggttcttcagattataaaaaggtaagagatggttctttaaagaatctttgactgaatggttctttgtggaaccaaaaatggttcttctatatagatggcatcgctgtgaagaaccttttaaagcatctttatttttaagagtgtatttataATACTGTTGAATTATGTacattttatctatttatttgaaaaaactaTTAAGGCTTCAATCTCAAATGGAAGCACTATGGCAAAGTGTCCAATCCTTCCTCCAATTAAGTGTCCAACCCTCCAATTAAACACAACCGAATCAGATAATCAAGATCATTACAGATCCGTAAACACCCCTAAACTATGGCCATTAAATGAATCTTGTTTTCTGTGAAACTACATAACATACAAATTTCACTCGTAGAATCAAGAGGGTTTTTTTTCcagtaaaaaatgatttaaagatGAAAATTCACCTTAAGTAGACTATGTTTAAATATCACAAATTTGCCATGTCTGTCACTTTCTCATAAACACAAGGTGTATGCACTCAATTTATAAGTTAAGCCAACTTCTTATTTTAAATGTGTTAAACTGATATTGTTCATTGCACTTAGTTAAGACAACTTCACAATTAAAGTTCACTAAACTTAAATAGTTAATTGCACTTGCTTTATAAAGTCCTGTCAACTTTATTCTTAGTAAGGACAACTTCACAATTTAAGTTCacaaaacttaacattttaaggcagcacaaacacttacTTTTAAGTTAAAGAcaactaaaaaaaatgtacagtgtagttttttgtgttttttagttttatccattggtgagacagtgatggaatgacacatttctgcaAACCTGATGAAGTAACAAACTCATCTACCTACATCTTGAACAGCCTGAGAGCGAGGACATTTATAGTGAATTTTCATGTCAGGGTGAACTATTATATTGAAAGTCGCATAACATTTTCCACTTTTTATGTAGATCAAATCAAGTTTGATCTATTGCCATTTCCATCATAAATCAGTATTAGTTCCAAATGGGAtcaaataagatttaaaaaaggTCTATTGTCATTTTCCAGAAGGTCTTATTTTGCAGAGTGTGTTTTGCAGTCTGTCCACTGGGCTCTTAAAGGAGATAAAAAGTTCACTTCAAGTACAAAaacgtacagataatgtactcaccccccttgtcatccaacatgttcatgtctttctttcttcagtcgataggaatttatgttttttttttaggaaaacatttctctccatatagtggacttcaatggtgccccaagtttgaacttccaaaatgcagtttaaatgaagcttcaaagggctctaaacaatcccagccgaggaagaagggtcttatctagcgaaacgattggttattttttttattacaatttatatacatttaaccttaaatgctcatctttctCTGGTTCAgaacagttagggtacgtcgaaaAACATCGCTGCAgtagtactgacccagtgtttacaaagtgaacatgcaaagaagataaaacatcctttacaaaaaaggcaaacgattttgaagttgaggaagaaaatgagatggtagtttttcaacaaactctaactgtcttgaaccaaaaaaaaaaaagaaaaaaaaaaagagagagttcAGGCAAAGCAAAACCAgacaagcttttgaggttaaaaagtacctAAATTGtatttcctcagctgggattgtttacagatgcatttggaatcgtttgaagctgcatttaaactgcattttggaagttcaagctcagggcaccattgaagttcactacatggagagaaatcctgaaatgttttcttaaaaaaaaaaacaaaaaaaaaattgtttaggagtgaagaaagaaagacatgaacatcttggatgacaagggggtgagtacactgtaattttttgttctggaagtgaactttaaatGTTGTCTATGATAGAGCTTGTATTAGCATTTTGCATCAGTACCTGAAGGTGAATCTCGCCACAAGATGGCGCAGCTGGTGGATTCATCGTCTTCATCGCCTCACTCTCTAGGTAGAAAATCTTCATCTGCAATATTTTGAGTCGAGGACTCGAGGTGTCTCTCTCTGGTTCTCCAGAAACACGCAGTTTTCTCTCTAATATTCGCCTCTGTTTAAGAATTCTCACTCGGTTCACATTCGCTTACCGTTACTTCACTGCGCTGCAGGTTTGTCCAATCAGAACGCAGCAGTGAGACATTGAGCCAATCAGAGCGAGCGGGTTACATCCGTGCTGGGGTGTGATGGCTAGTATTTAAACAGTTGTCCACCTTGAGCAGCGCACAGAGATTCCGTCTAGCATATCTAGTGTACTACAGTCCCGAGACCAGCGCCAGGTAAGATTATAAATACACACAATTACATGTTTATTTATTCTGAGATATCATATCATATATGATTTTGCATACTGTTTTAGATAATATTAATGTCTGTGTCTGTTTAAAAGTGTGCATTATACACTTGAAGCAAACATAGACAATATAGCTTTACATTTCATGTATAATTACATTTGACACATTATGTCAAAACAGGACTGCATATGTTTGTGCACACCTGTCAATGCAGTATGCGTAGCGTGTGCGCGCGTGCGCGTGCATTTGATTAACACACTAGTTTGTTGCGTCGAGCATTTTGCGGTGTGAAAATGTATGTTAGTTTGTGTTTGCGCAGTGTGTCATTAATTCCCATGCCGCATGAAACAAGCATATGCACAGTTAGAAAGAAGAAAAATATCCAACGTCGACTGGAACGTTTCAAGCATTCAAATGTTTCAAGTATTTGGCAATGTTGCAAAATCCCAGAGATTTGGCGCCAGTCATTTTGGGTGTGGTGAAGACGTGAGGATTTTATCGTGATCATAGAAAAAGCAGTTCATGCAATGATCATAAACAAACTGCCCTACTAAGATAATTTGGTTATTTACTACATTTGTGTGATTGATGCATCACCTGCTGGTAAGAACTGCAAGAAAAGCCCTTAAAACATCGAGTCTTGATTAGTTACTATTATGTTTTCTAAGTTACTCTGTGAAACTGAATCTCCTTTTGGAGAGGTCTGATATTAggttgtaagaaaaaaaaaaaaaaaaaaaaaaacatgatctaGCCCTAAAACTAACCAAGTTATTCAATCATCTCAAGTAACGACTTGAATAAAACAGCTATTTTGGCAACATGCGAAAGTGTCTTGTTCACTAGACAGTGGCTGCACAgagtgattttgtaaaatgacttCCTCTTGGGCAGATCTCTCTGTAACTTGAGCATAATCCTGGCTGTTATTGAGCTCCAGTGCACGCATGGTTTGTGCAAATATGCAAAAAAGTGAAGAAAACCGCCTGTTTGGACTAGAGCATAATTTTAGGCCAGTGATTTTACTGGAGCTGCTGATAAGAGCTTACGTTAACACACACCTGAGGGCAGGAGGGTGCGGCAGGTCGACATGTCCACACAAAGTCACCCAAACTTCAGCTTACACCTTTGAGGAAATAGGTCTTGGGTAGTTGAACACACTTCTGCTTTTCAGAAAGTGGTTTAACCACGATGCCATTGCCAACTCTGTTTGAAAAAAAGCAAATGCTAATGCACATTTGGATTGACCGAAGCATTAGGATGTCAATACGTTCAATGATTTGTTTAAAGAACGCTTTTGTTTAGAGAGGTTTAAAGGACTGATTAGTCAAACAGTGCATGCACGCAGAGACAAGACTGCCACTAACTCTCGTTCACTTCAATCCTCACAGACTCTTCAAAATGAGCGACAATCCTGTTAAAGAAGAAGTGAAGCAATTTGACAAGAAATGTCTAAAGAAGACAAACACGCAGGAGAAGAACACTCTGCCCACTAAAGCAGGTGAGCGGGTTTGGCAGCCTCTCCCTCGTGATTCATTGTTCAGCGCTCACCCTTGCACAGTCTTGTGCTGATCTGAAACGGcaaacaccacacacacacacacacacacacacacacacacacacacacacacacacacacacacacacacacacacacacacacacacagagagagagagatacctgAGTGATAAGTGATAAGAGCGTCTGCCTGCTTTACCTGCGGCTGAGCTGAAGAGTAAAACAAAGGACAAAGGAATGGCTCTGAATGAAGCTTGTTATAGGTTTAAGATTCATTAATGAATATTGATGTAACACCCTTCCTTAAAGAGGTAAAATATAACTGCAGGGAATGAGAAGAAAAGGTCCAAGCCCCATGACTTACTCATGACTACTTATATGGAGATTTATGTGTTTATCTGTATTtagcagggttattatagttactgcaactaaaattaaaaccatgttAACAAATCCTAAAATAAATGATaactgaaaacaaataaataataaaaactatatagacattaaaaactaaattactaaagcttaaaattaaaacgaaagcaaaacatataaataaaataattaatttggaTGAACttcgtactaaaataacaaaaaaaaaatacataaatgaataaaaactatgtagacattaaaaaactagcaaaattacaaaaacacaattaCTAAAGCTTAAAATTGAAACGAAAGCAAAAAATATATCAATCAAATAATTAATTTAGCTGAACtttgtaataaaataacaaaaataaatctaaaataaataaaaatgaataaaaactttaTAGACATAATAAACTACCAAAATGATAAAACACAACAGAATTACTAAAGATTAACATTAAAACGAAagcaaaaaatatacaaataaaataatgaatttagTTAAACTTTGtactaaaatagcaaaaataaatatgaataaaaatgtataaaaactatatagacattaaaaactaccaaaataacaaaaacagaattactgaagcttaaaattaaaacaaaagcaaaaaatatgCAAAGAAATAATGTACTTAAACTTTGtactaaaatagcaaaaaatacattaaataaataaataaaaactttatagACATTAAAAAGTACCAAAATAACATAAACAGAATTACTAAagcttaaaataaaaacaaaagcaaaaattatgctaataaaataattaatttagttaaactttgtactaaaataacaaaaaatacataaatgaataaaaactatgtagacattaaaaaaactagcaaaattacaaaaacacaattactaaagcttaaaattaaaataaaagcaaaaatgtataaataaaataattaacttagTTAAActttgtactaaaataacaaaagaaattaaataaatgaataaaaactatatagacattaaaaactaccaaaataacaaaaactgaattactaaagcttaaaattaaaatgaaggcaaaaatatataaacaaaataattaatttaaatgtaataaatgaattaataaaaactatacagatATTAAAAACTACCAAAATGATAAAACACAACAGAATTACTAAAGCTTAAAATTAAAACGaaagcaaaaaatataaataaaaactattattaataaaaaatataatggtATTTAGTACAGCACTGACCCCAGCTGATCTGAAGATGCTCAGATATCTTTCAACTACTATGAAACTATACTAGTACAACCACATGATGTATTAACAATTATTATGAacatttaaaaacttaatttttacatTAGCTTTTAATCATTTGTTTTGTTCTTCTAGGTACTACTCTTAGATTTTTATTTCCTGTATGTTAGATGTCTGTAATTCGTCTATTGTGTTGTTTATTATCTAGTGGAGCGCTGTGCTCAACTCTGTTGTATTAGTATGTCCTCTATAAATAGACTGGAACTCAAAACATCTTTCATTTGAAACATTCAAATCATGTTtttgtgtaagtgtgtgtttgaCAAAGTTGTCTTTTGTTTTCTGTCGTTCATCAGAAGTAACTCAGTAAGCAGTATTTACATCTCCATTTGCATGAACAGTTTCCTCAATGAGATAAATAACAAATACATAAACAGGAAAACATCTTGCAAGATCTGGTTGCGCTGGTActgtaataataatgtaatataatacaacTGTTAGAGTCACGCTCACTCAGAAATACAGCTGATTTCTCTCATCAGGTGCCAGTTTGTTGCTAATGAATGGCAAGTCTTGCACATTAGCACCAATGTTaaccatataaaataaaaataaaatacattttagatgACTTAATGACCTTTGTTTATTAGCTCCAATTAATCATAACTTTTAATTTAGGTATCATTTCATTTCAAAACTGTATAGACATACAAACCTACCAAAATGATAAAACACAACAGAATTACTAAAGATTAaagttaaaacaaaaacaaataaaataattagtttaGTTAAActttgtactaaaataacaaataaataaatgaataaaaactatatagacattaaaaacgatcaaaataacaaaaacagaATTACTAAAGCTTAAAATTGAAACGAAAagcaaaaaatatacaaataaagaaattaatttggTTAAActttgtactaaaataacaaaaaaaagaaaactatttAGACATT harbors:
- the tmsb1 gene encoding thymosin beta 1 — protein: MSDNPVKEEVKQFDKKCLKKTNTQEKNTLPTKADIEQEKKATECAK
- the LOC141287851 gene encoding solute carrier family 25 member 53-like; the protein is MGSQSHHNQEDAQETAGSTMWFRSYLHGGTSSLISTLTTVITFPLYKTVFRQQLHSTLVREAVAQLHKEGLVKLYRGVVPPLLMRSLNGTLLFGLQDTFLQQLLKWQTSPVPSAALAGLGAGVVEAVFFTPFERVQNVLQNSKNDSSLPTLRSILRKLASRPLASGYYTAFLPILVRNALGSSLYFGLKDPMSDTLRACGCSPVASSFVSGVLNSMVISLPLYPLSVLVANMQAQVDGGVRGVKGSWQQLWAARQRRLVLLYRGGSLVIFRSCITWGITTAIYDQLKRHSR